The following proteins come from a genomic window of Achromobacter sp. AONIH1:
- a CDS encoding retention module-containing protein, with protein sequence MANSSPAVVTELTGRAWIRNSDGSLTELHQGSKVPAGSDVVTASGATVALQVENGMPIVIGEGRQVAMNGDVSGALPDPTEAAVTPPKGTDSERLLAALQSGQDPFEVLDPTAAVVSGGPGDDGGGSFVRLARILETTSPLDLAYPNPNRGLDTLNLLGGSGGGGAGGAGNTNNAPIAVNDTARGDEKTTIRGNLLANDSDPDGDPLSIVSINGRPMTPGGVAVTGSNGGTFIVQPDGSYVFVPGTSFQHLPEGQTATTTISYVVTDPSGATSTATVEVTVVGVNDGAVITGNGAGTVKEDDTLTTGGKLNVTDKDAGEAVFNAQTNVKGEHGTFSIDKDGNWKYDLNNTDPKVQALGVGEKLVETFTVTTADGTKSVITVTIDGTNDDPKLTGKTDGAVTEDGTTTATGKLDLTDVDVNDKHTWTLGNGGKGEYGTLTVDNKGNWTYTLNNDSDKVQALKQGETATDKITVTVDDGHGGTATQTITITVNGTSDGAVITGNGAGTVKEDDTLTTGGKLNVTDKDAGEAVFNAQTNVKGEHGTFSIDKDGNWKYDLNNTDPKVQALGVGEKLVETFTVTTADGTKSVITVTIDGTNDDPKLTGKTDGAVTEDGTTTATGKLDLTDVDVNDKHTWTLGNGGKGEYGTLTVDNKGNWTYTLNNDSDKVQALKQGETATDKITVTVDDGHGGTATQTITITVNGTSDGAVITGNGAGTVKEDDTLTTGGKLNVTDKDAGEAVFNAQTNVKGEHGTFSIDKDGNWKYDLNNTDPKVQALGVGEKLVETFTVTTADGTKSVITVTIDGTNDDPKLTGKTDGAVTEDGTTTATGKLDLTDVDVNDKHTWTLGNGGKGEYGTLTVDNKGNWTYTLNNDSDKVQALKQGETATDKITVTVDDGHGGTATQTITITVNGTSDGAVITGNGAGTVKEDDTLTTGGKLNVTDKDAGEAVFNAQTNVKGEHGTFSIDKDGNWKYDLNNTDPKVQALGVGEKLVETFTVTTADGTKSVITVTIDGTNDDPKLTGKTDGAVTEDGTTTATGKLDLTDVDVNDKHTWTLGNGGKGEYGTLTVDNKGNWTYTLNNDSDKVQALKQGETATDKITVTVDDGHGGTATQTITITVNGTSDGAVITGNGAGTVKEDDTLTTGGKLNVTDKDAGEAVFNAQTNVKGEHGTFSIDKDGNWKYDLNNTDPKVQALGVGEKLVETFTVTTADGTKSVITVTIDGTNDDPKLTGKTDGAVTEDGTTTATGKLDLTDVDVNDKHTWTLGNGGKGEYGTLTVDNKGNWTYTLNNDSDKVQALKQGETATDKITVTVDDGHGGTATQTITITVNGTSDGAVITGNGAGTVKEDDTLTTGGKLNVTDKDAGEAVFNAQTNVKGEHGTFSIDKDGNWKYDLNNTDPKVQALGVGEKLVETFTVTTADGTKSVITVTIDGTNDDPKLTGKTDGAVTEDGTTTATGKLDLTDVDVNDKHTWTLGNGGKGEYGTLTVDNKGNWTYTLNNDSDKVQALKQGETATDKITVTVDDGHGGTATQTITITVNGTSDGAVITGNGAGTVKEDDTLTTGGKLNVTDKDAGEAVFNAQTNVKGEHGTFSIDKDGNWKYDLNNTDPKVQALGVGEKLVETFTVTTADGTKSVITVTIDGTNDDPKLTGKTDGAVTEDGTTTATGKLDLTDVDVNDKHTWTLGNGGKGEYGTLTVDNKGNWTYTLNNDSDKVQALKQGETATDKITVTVDDGHGGTATQTITITVNGTSDGAVITGNGAGTVKEDDTLTTGGKLNVTDKDAGEAVFNAQTNVKGEHGTFSIDKDGNWKYDLNNTDPKVQALGVGEKLVETFTVTTADGTKSVITVTIDGTNDDPKLTGKTDGAVTEDGTTTATGKLDLTDVDVNDKHTWTLGNGGKGEYGTLTVDNKGNWTYTLNNDSDKVQALKQGETATDKITVTVDDGHGGTATQTITITVNGTSDGAVITGNGAGTVKEDDTLTTGGKLNVTDKDAGEAVFNAQTNVKGEHGTFSIDKDGNWKYDLNNTDPKVQALGVGEKLVETFTVTTADGTKSVITVTIDGTNDDPKLTGKTDGAVTEDGTTTATGKLDLTDVDVNDKHTWTLGNGGKGEYGTLTVDNKGNWTYTLNNDSDKVQALKQGETATDKITVTVDDGHGGTATQTITITVNGTSDGAVITGNGAGTVKEDDTLTTGGKLNVTDKDAGEAVFNAQTNVKGEHGTFSIDKDGNWKYDLNNTDPKVQALGVGEKLVETFTVTTADGTKSVITVTIDGTNDDPKLTGKTDGAVTEDGTTTATGKLDLTDVDVNDKHTWTLGNGGKGEYGTLTVDNKGNWTYTLNNDSDKVQALKQGETATDKITVTVDDGHGGTATQTITITVNGTSDGAVITGNGAGTVKEDDTLTTGGKLNVTDKDAGEAVFNAQTNVKGEHGTFSIDKDGNWKYDLNNTDPKVQALGVGEKLVETFTVTTADGTKGQVVITINGTNDAPVMGGVLTGAVKEDGTLTTSGQLTKTDVDVNDKHTWTLGGDGKGVYGTFTIDANGKWTYVLDNNSSNVQGLTEGQKVTDKITVTVSDGNGGINTKTISVEITGTNDIAKITGQSTGKVIEDFTQTSSGKLTVTDADAGQSGVIAQTNVQGKYGTFSIDANGNWTYKLNNDSPLVQNLKAGDVIKENFEVSSTDGSAKQTITIDVVGTNDAPVAADNATSVDVGASHTFNIAEFNFNDGAEGNNLQSVIITRLPTDGTLTLNGQPVTANTAISAADIAAGKLVYTPSTSGQDTSFGFQVRDDGGTANGGKDTSGDYNFAIKTNNFISGGNEGSGTGTNPPINGGSGDDVILGDKGGTVTTVEPGKNYNIAIVVDTSGSMKDASGTNNLSRMQLTIDALKNLATTLSKHDGIVNVTLIGFESSASSKYSINGLTKDNVGDLIKAIEKLSANGGTNYEDAFLTTVSWFNKQPTSANGKPFENVTYFLTDGDPTFSNNGSNGGGNSTEYRDMLDAINAFKSLSGKSTVHAIGIGNGVNEGYLKFFDNTNVTGTGSVSLPTGNWWEGYQTVTGPTGQPQIVNTAKDLAAALQGGSTSTDPAAVGNDIINGGAGNDIIFGDTLNTDGAVLNWASVGGRPADLAAGSGLKALQVFLEMRDGHAPTNGDLYQYIKDHHADFNLPDDPRGGDDIIHGGTGDDIIYGQGGNDTLYGDDGNDIIYGGAGDDKLYGGDGDDKLYGGSGNDYLEGGNGNDLLVGGKGDDTLVGGAGSDTFKWELNDQGTTAKPAVDTIKDFSIAKPTDGGDILDLKELLVGEKDSTLTQYLNFHKEGNNTVIDVNTKGQLAAQGADQKIVLENVDLTQGGQLNNQAIINDLLQKGKLNVDHS encoded by the coding sequence ATGGCCAACTCCTCTCCCGCCGTCGTCACCGAACTCACCGGCCGCGCCTGGATTCGCAATAGCGACGGCTCGCTGACCGAGCTGCATCAAGGCAGCAAGGTCCCCGCCGGCAGCGACGTCGTCACCGCCTCGGGCGCCACCGTCGCCCTGCAAGTGGAAAACGGCATGCCCATCGTGATCGGCGAAGGCCGTCAGGTCGCCATGAATGGGGACGTATCGGGGGCGCTGCCCGATCCGACCGAAGCCGCCGTCACCCCGCCCAAGGGCACCGATTCCGAGCGCCTGCTGGCGGCCCTGCAATCCGGCCAGGACCCGTTTGAAGTCCTGGATCCGACCGCCGCCGTGGTCAGCGGCGGTCCTGGCGATGATGGCGGCGGCAGTTTCGTGCGCCTGGCCCGCATCCTTGAAACCACGTCCCCGCTGGATCTGGCCTATCCGAATCCGAACCGCGGCCTGGACACGCTGAACCTGCTCGGCGGTAGCGGTGGCGGCGGCGCTGGCGGCGCCGGCAACACCAACAACGCGCCCATCGCCGTCAACGACACGGCCCGCGGCGACGAAAAGACCACCATCCGCGGCAACCTGCTGGCCAACGACAGCGACCCCGATGGCGATCCGCTGAGCATCGTCTCGATCAACGGCCGCCCCATGACCCCGGGCGGCGTCGCGGTCACCGGCTCGAATGGCGGCACCTTCATCGTGCAGCCGGACGGCAGCTACGTGTTCGTGCCGGGCACCAGCTTCCAGCACCTGCCCGAAGGCCAGACCGCCACCACCACGATTTCCTACGTCGTCACCGACCCCAGCGGCGCCACCTCGACGGCCACCGTGGAAGTGACCGTGGTCGGCGTCAATGACGGCGCCGTCATCACCGGCAACGGCGCGGGCACGGTCAAGGAAGACGATACGCTCACCACCGGCGGCAAGCTCAACGTCACCGACAAGGACGCCGGCGAAGCCGTGTTCAACGCCCAGACCAACGTCAAGGGCGAGCACGGCACGTTCTCGATCGACAAGGACGGCAACTGGAAGTACGACCTCAACAACACCGATCCCAAGGTGCAAGCCCTGGGCGTCGGCGAGAAGCTGGTCGAGACCTTCACCGTCACCACCGCCGACGGCACCAAGAGCGTCATCACCGTCACCATCGACGGCACCAATGACGATCCCAAGCTGACCGGCAAGACCGACGGCGCGGTGACCGAGGACGGCACCACCACTGCCACCGGCAAGCTCGACCTGACCGATGTCGACGTCAACGACAAACACACCTGGACGCTGGGCAACGGCGGCAAGGGCGAGTACGGCACGCTGACCGTCGACAACAAGGGCAACTGGACCTACACGCTGAACAACGACAGCGACAAGGTTCAGGCCCTCAAGCAGGGCGAGACCGCCACCGACAAGATCACCGTGACCGTCGACGACGGCCACGGCGGCACGGCCACTCAGACCATCACCATCACGGTCAATGGCACCAGCGACGGCGCCGTCATCACCGGCAACGGCGCGGGCACGGTCAAGGAAGACGATACGCTCACCACCGGCGGCAAGCTCAACGTCACCGACAAGGACGCCGGCGAAGCCGTGTTCAACGCCCAGACCAACGTCAAGGGCGAGCACGGCACGTTCTCGATCGACAAGGACGGCAACTGGAAGTACGACCTCAACAACACCGATCCCAAGGTGCAAGCCCTGGGCGTCGGCGAGAAGCTGGTCGAGACCTTCACCGTCACCACCGCCGACGGCACCAAGAGCGTCATCACCGTCACCATCGACGGCACCAATGACGATCCCAAGCTGACCGGCAAGACCGACGGCGCGGTGACCGAGGACGGCACCACCACCGCCACCGGCAAGCTCGACCTGACCGATGTCGACGTCAACGACAAACACACCTGGACGCTGGGCAACGGCGGCAAGGGCGAGTACGGCACGCTGACCGTCGACAACAAGGGCAACTGGACCTACACGCTGAACAACGACAGCGACAAGGTTCAGGCCCTCAAGCAGGGCGAGACCGCCACCGACAAGATCACCGTGACCGTCGACGACGGCCACGGCGGCACGGCCACTCAGACCATCACCATCACGGTCAATGGCACCAGCGACGGCGCCGTCATCACCGGCAACGGCGCGGGCACGGTCAAGGAAGACGATACGCTCACCACCGGCGGCAAGCTCAACGTCACCGACAAGGACGCCGGCGAAGCCGTGTTCAACGCCCAGACCAACGTCAAGGGCGAGCACGGCACGTTCTCGATCGACAAGGACGGCAACTGGAAGTACGACCTCAACAACACCGATCCCAAGGTGCAAGCCCTGGGCGTCGGCGAGAAACTGGTCGAGACCTTCACCGTCACCACCGCCGACGGCACCAAGAGCGTCATCACCGTCACCATCGACGGCACCAATGACGATCCCAAGCTGACCGGCAAGACCGACGGCGCGGTGACCGAGGACGGCACCACCACTGCCACCGGCAAGCTCGACCTGACCGATGTCGACGTCAACGACAAACACACCTGGACGCTGGGCAACGGCGGCAAGGGCGAGTACGGCACGCTGACCGTCGACAACAAGGGCAACTGGACCTACACGCTGAACAACGACAGCGACAAGGTTCAGGCCCTCAAGCAGGGCGAGACCGCCACCGACAAGATCACCGTGACCGTCGACGACGGCCACGGCGGCACGGCCACTCAGACCATCACCATCACGGTCAATGGCACCAGCGACGGCGCCGTCATCACCGGCAACGGCGCGGGCACGGTCAAGGAAGACGATACGCTCACCACCGGCGGCAAGCTCAACGTCACCGACAAGGACGCCGGCGAAGCCGTGTTCAACGCCCAGACCAACGTCAAGGGCGAGCACGGCACGTTCTCGATCGACAAGGACGGCAACTGGAAGTACGACCTCAACAACACCGATCCCAAGGTGCAAGCCCTGGGCGTCGGCGAGAAACTGGTCGAGACCTTCACCGTCACCACCGCCGACGGCACCAAGAGCGTCATCACCGTCACCATCGACGGCACCAATGACGATCCCAAGCTGACCGGCAAGACCGACGGCGCGGTGACCGAGGACGGCACCACCACCGCCACCGGCAAGCTCGACCTGACCGATGTCGACGTCAACGACAAACACACCTGGACGCTGGGCAACGGCGGCAAGGGCGAGTACGGCACGCTGACCGTCGACAACAAGGGCAACTGGACCTACACGCTGAACAACGACAGCGACAAGGTTCAGGCCCTCAAGCAGGGCGAGACCGCCACCGACAAGATCACCGTGACCGTCGACGACGGCCACGGCGGCACGGCCACTCAGACCATCACCATCACGGTCAATGGCACCAGCGACGGCGCCGTCATCACCGGCAACGGCGCGGGCACGGTCAAGGAAGACGATACGCTCACCACCGGCGGCAAGCTCAACGTCACCGACAAGGACGCCGGCGAAGCCGTGTTCAACGCCCAGACCAACGTCAAGGGCGAGCACGGCACGTTCTCGATCGACAAGGACGGCAACTGGAAGTACGACCTCAACAACACCGATCCCAAGGTGCAAGCCCTGGGCGTCGGCGAGAAACTGGTCGAGACCTTCACCGTCACCACCGCCGACGGCACTAAGAGCGTCATCACCGTCACCATCGACGGCACCAATGACGATCCCAAGCTGACCGGCAAGACCGACGGCGCGGTGACCGAGGACGGCACCACCACTGCCACCGGCAAGCTCGACCTGACCGATGTCGACGTCAACGACAAACACACCTGGACGCTGGGCAACGGCGGCAAGGGCGAGTACGGCACGCTGACCGTCGACAACAAGGGCAACTGGACCTACACGCTGAACAACGACAGCGACAAGGTTCAGGCCCTCAAGCAGGGCGAGACCGCCACCGACAAGATCACCGTGACCGTCGACGACGGCCACGGCGGCACGGCCACTCAGACCATCACCATCACGGTCAATGGCACCAGCGACGGCGCCGTCATCACCGGCAACGGCGCGGGCACGGTCAAGGAAGACGATACGCTCACCACCGGCGGCAAGCTCAACGTCACCGACAAGGACGCCGGCGAAGCCGTGTTCAACGCCCAGACCAACGTCAAGGGCGAGCACGGCACGTTCTCGATCGACAAGGACGGCAACTGGAAGTACGACCTCAACAACACCGATCCCAAGGTGCAAGCCCTGGGCGTCGGCGAGAAACTGGTCGAGACCTTCACCGTCACCACCGCCGACGGCACCAAGAGCGTCATCACCGTCACCATCGACGGCACCAATGACGATCCCAAGCTGACCGGCAAGACCGACGGCGCGGTGACCGAGGACGGCACCACCACCGCCACCGGCAAGCTCGACCTGACCGATGTCGACGTCAACGACAAACACACCTGGACGCTGGGCAACGGCGGCAAGGGCGAGTACGGCACGCTGACCGTCGACAACAAGGGCAACTGGACCTACACGCTGAACAACGACAGCGACAAGGTTCAGGCCCTCAAGCAGGGCGAGACCGCCACCGACAAGATCACCGTGACCGTCGACGACGGCCACGGCGGCACGGCCACTCAGACCATCACCATCACGGTCAATGGCACCAGCGACGGCGCCGTCATCACCGGCAACGGCGCGGGCACGGTCAAGGAAGACGATACGCTCACCACCGGCGGCAAGCTCAACGTCACCGACAAGGACGCCGGCGAAGCCGTGTTCAACGCCCAGACCAACGTCAAGGGCGAGCACGGCACGTTCTCGATCGACAAGGACGGCAACTGGAAGTACGACCTCAACAACACCGATCCCAAGGTGCAAGCCCTGGGCGTCGGCGAGAAACTGGTCGAGACCTTCACCGTCACCACCGCCGACGGCACCAAGAGCGTCATCACCGTCACCATCGACGGCACCAATGACGATCCCAAGCTGACCGGCAAGACCGACGGCGCGGTGACCGAGGACGGCACCACCACCGCCACCGGCAAGCTCGACCTGACCGATGTCGACGTCAACGACAAACACACCTGGACGCTGGGCAACGGCGGCAAGGGCGAGTACGGCACGCTGACCGTCGACAACAAGGGCAACTGGACCTACACGCTGAACAACGACAGCGACAAGGTTCAGGCCCTCAAGCAGGGCGAGACCGCCACCGACAAGATCACCGTGACCGTCGACGACGGCCACGGCGGCACGGCCACTCAGACCATCACCATCACGGTCAATGGCACCAGCGACGGCGCCGTCATCACCGGCAACGGCGCGGGCACGGTCAAGGAAGACGATACGCTCACCACCGGCGGCAAGCTCAACGTCACCGACAAGGACGCCGGCGAAGCCGTGTTCAACGCCCAGACCAACGTCAAGGGCGAGCACGGCACGTTCTCGATCGACAAGGACGGCAACTGGAAGTACGACCTCAACAACACCGATCCCAAGGTGCAAGCCCTGGGCGTCGGCGAGAAACTGGTCGAGACCTTCACCGTCACCACCGCCGACGGCACTAAGAGCGTCATCACCGTCACCATCGACGGCACCAATGACGATCCCAAGCTGACCGGCAAGACCGACGGCGCGGTGACCGAGGACGGCACCACCACTGCCACCGGCAAGCTCGACCTGACCGATGTCGACGTCAACGACAAACACACCTGGACGCTGGGCAACGGCGGCAAGGGCGAGTACGGCACGCTGACCGTCGACAACAAGGGCAACTGGACCTACACGCTGAACAACGACAGCGACAAGGTTCAGGCCCTCAAGCAGGGCGAGACCGCCACCGACAAGATCACCGTGACCGTCGACGACGGCCACGGCGGCACGGCCACTCAGACCATCACCATCACGGTCAATGGCACCAGCGACGGCGCCGTCATCACCGGCAACGGCGCGGGCACGGTCAAGGAAGACGATACGCTCACCACCGGCGGCAAGCTCAACGTCACCGACAAGGACGCCGGCGAAGCCGTGTTCAACGCCCAGACCAACGTCAAGGGCGAGCACGGCACGTTCTCGATCGACAAGGACGGCAACTGGAAGTACGACCTCAACAACACCGATCCCAAGGTGCAAGCCCTGGGCGTCGGCGAGAAACTGGTCGAGACCTTCACCGTCACCACCGCCGACGGCACCAAGAGCGTCATCACCGTCACCATCGACGGCACCAATGACGATCCCAAGCTGACCGGCAAGACCGACGGCGCGGTGACCGAGGACGGCACCACCACCGCCACCGGCAAGCTCGACCTGACCGATGTCGACGTCAACGACAAACACACCTGGACGCTGGGCAACGGCGGCAAGGGCGAGTACGGCACGCTGACCGTCGACAACAAGGGCAACTGGACCTACACGCTGAACAACGACAGCGACAAGGTTCAGGCCCTCAAGCAGGGCGAGACCGCCACCGACAAGATCACCGTGACCGTCGACGACGGCCACGGCGGCACGGCCACTCAGACCATCACCATCACGGTCAATGGCACCAGCGACGGCGCCGTCATCACCGGCAACGGCGCGGGCACGGTCAAGGAAGACGATACGCTCACCACCGGCGGCAAGCTCAACGTCACCGACAAGGACGCCGGCGAAGCCGTGTTCAACGCCCAGACCAACGTCAAGGGCGAGCACGGCACGTTCTCGATCGACAAGGACGGCAACTGGAAGTACGACCTCAACAACACCGATCCCAAGGTGCAAGCCCTGGGCGTCGGCGAGAAACTGGTCGAGACCTTCACCGTCACCACCGCCGACGGCACCAAGAGCGTCATCACCGTCACCATCGACGGCACCAATGACGATCCCAAGCTGACCGGCAAGACCGACGGCGCGGTGACCGAGGACGGCACCACCACCGCCACCGGCAAGCTCGACCTGACCGATGTCGACGTCAACGACAAACACACCTGGACGCTGGGCAACGGCGGCAAGGGCGAGTACGGCACGCTGACCGTCGACAACAAGGGCAACTGGACCTACACGCTGAACAACGACAGCGACAAGGTTCAGGCCCTCAAGCAGGGCGAGACCGCCACCGACAAGATCACCGTGACCGTCGACGACGGCCACGGCGGCACGGCCACTCAGACCATCACCATCACGGTCAATGGCACCAGCGACGGCGCCGTCATCACCGGCAACGGCGCGGGCACGGTCAAGGAAGACGATACGCTCACCACCGGCGGCAAGCTCAACGTCACCGACAAGGACGCCGGCGAAGCCGTGTTCAACGCCCAGACCAACGTCAAGGGCGAGCACGGCACGTTCTCGATCGACAAGGACGGCAACTGGAAGTACGACCTCAACAACACCGATCCCAAGGTGCAAGCCCTGGGCGTCGGCGAGAAACTGGTCGAGACCTTCACCGTCACCACCGCCGACGGCACCAAGGGCCAGGTCGTCATCACCATCAACGGCACCAACGACGCTCCGGTCATGGGCGGCGTGCTCACCGGCGCCGTCAAGGAAGACGGCACGCTGACCACGTCCGGCCAGTTGACCAAGACCGACGTCGACGTCAACGACAAGCACACCTGGACCCTGGGTGGCGATGGCAAGGGTGTGTATGGCACTTTCACCATCGACGCCAATGGCAAGTGGACCTATGTACTGGACAACAACAGCTCCAACGTCCAGGGCCTGACTGAAGGCCAGAAGGTCACCGACAAGATCACCGTGACCGTCAGCGACGGCAATGGCGGCATCAACACCAAGACCATCTCCGTCGAAATCACCGGCACCAACGACATCGCCAAGATCACCGGCCAGAGCACCGGCAAGGTGATCGAGGACTTCACGCAGACCTCGTCCGGCAAGCTGACGGTCACCGATGCGGACGCCGGCCAGAGCGGCGTCATCGCCCAGACCAATGTCCAGGGCAAGTACGGCACGTTCTCGATCGACGCCAACGGCAACTGGACCTACAAGCTGAACAACGACTCGCCGCTGGTGCAGAACCTGAAGGCCGGCGATGTGATCAAGGAGAACTTCGAAGTCAGCTCCACCGACGGCTCGGCCAAGCAGACCATCACGATCGACGTGGTCGGCACCAACGACGCGCCGGTGGCCGCCGACAACGCCACCAGCGTGGACGTGGGCGCCAGCCACACGTTCAACATCGCCGAGTTCAACTTCAACGACGGCGCCGAAGGCAACAACCTGCAGAGCGTGATCATCACGCGCCTGCCGACCGACGGCACGCTGACGCTGAACGGCCAGCCGGTCACGGCGAACACCGCGATCTCGGCCGCTGATATCGCCGCGGGCAAGCTGGTCTACACGCCGTCCACCTCGGGCCAGGACACCTCGTTCGGCTTCCAGGTCCGCGACGACGGCGGCACGGCCAACGGCGGCAAGGACACGTCGGGCGACTACAACTTCGCCATCAAGACCAACAACTTCATCTCGGGCGGCAACGAAGGCAGCGGCACCGGCACCAATCCGCCGATCAACGGCGGCAGCGGCGACGACGTCATCCTTGGCGACAAGGGCGGCACGGTCACGACAGTCGAGCCGGGCAAGAACTACAACATCGCAATCGTCGTCGATACGTCGGGCAGCATGAAGGATGCCTCCGGCACGAACAACCTGAGCCGCATGCAGCTCACCATCGACGCGCTCAAGAACCTGGCCACCACCCTGTCCAAGCATGACGGCATCGTCAACGTGACGTTGATCGGCTTCGAGTCGTCGGCTTCCAGCAAGTACAGCATCAACGGCCTGACCAAGGACAACGTCGGCGACCTGATCAAGGCCATCGAAAAGCTGTCCGCCAATGGCGGCACCAACTACGAAGACGCATTCCTGACGACGGTCAGCTGGTTCAACAAACAGCCCACCTCGGCCAACGGCAAGCCGTTCGAGAATGTCACGTACTTCCTGACCGACGGTGACCCCACCTTCAGCAACAACGGCAGCAACGGCGGCGGCAATTCCACCGAGTACCGCGACATGCTGGATGCCATCAATGCCTTCAAGAGCCTGAGCGGCAAGAGCACCGTGCATGCCATCGGTATCGGCAATGGCGTCAACGAGGGCTACCTGAAGTTCTTCGACAACACCAATGTCACCGGGACCGGCTCGGTTTCGCTCCCGACCGGGAATTGGTGGGAAGGCTACCAGACTGTCACCGGCCCCACCGGTCAGCCCCAGATCGTCAACACCGCCAAGGATCTCGCCGCCGCGCTGCAAGGCGGCTCGACCAGCACGGATCCGGCGGCTGTCGGAAACGACATCATCAACGGCGGCGCCGGCAACGACATCATCTTCGGCGATACGCTCAACACTGACGGCGCGGTCCTGAACTGGGCCTCCGTGGGCGGCCGTCCGGCCGATCTGGCGGCGGGTTCGGGCCTGAAGGCGCTGCAGGTGTTCCTGGAGATGCGCGACGGACATGCGCCGACCAACGGCGACCTGTACCAGTACATCAAGGACCACCACGCCGACTTCAATCTGCCCGACGACCCGCGCGGCGGGGATGACATCATCCACGGCGGCACTGGCGACGACATCATCTACGGCCAGGGCGGCAACGACACCCTGTACGGCGATGATGGCAATGACATCATCTACGGCGGCGCGGGCGACGACAAGCTGTACGGCGGCGACGGCGACGACAAGCTGTACGGCGGTTCGGGCAACGACTACCTGGAAGGCGGCAACGGCAACGACCTGCTGGTCGGCGGCAAGGGCGACGACACGCTGGTCGGCGGCGCCGGCAGCGACACCTTCAAGTGGGAGCTGAACGACCAGGGCACGACGGCCAAGCCGGCGGTGGACACGATCAAGGACTTCTCGATCGCCAAGCCGACCGATGGCGGCGACATCCTGGATCTGAAGGAACTGCTGGTCGGCGAGAAGGACAGCACGCTGACCCAGTACCTGAACTTCCACAAGGAAGGCAACAACACGGTCATCGACGTCAACACCAAGGGCCAGCTCGCTGCCCAGGGCGCCGACCAGAAGATCGTGCTGGAGAACGTCGACCTGACGCAAGGCGGCCAGCTCAACAACCAGGCCATCATCAATGACCTGCTGCAGAAGGGCAAGCTGAACGTCGACCACAGCTAA
- a CDS encoding transglutaminase-like cysteine peptidase encodes MPSTRRFRVALNLCRLALLCLVCIWGGSFALEINADKLQSLSASRYGPKGAKAVASWLQLLRGPLPPAERDKLTLVNDFWNRSVMSGEDSVIWGQPDYWATPLESLGKGAGDCEDYVIGKYFSLLAMGVPANKLRFIYVRARIGGPASSSQVAHMVLGYYETPNAVPLVLDSLISTILPATQRRDLTPVFSFNADGVYVDGKPAAPVDRLSRWRDLLQRMEREGIRP; translated from the coding sequence ATGCCATCGACCCGCCGTTTCCGCGTCGCGCTGAACCTGTGCCGATTGGCTTTGCTCTGTCTGGTCTGCATCTGGGGCGGCTCGTTCGCCCTGGAGATCAACGCCGACAAGCTGCAAAGCCTCTCGGCCAGCCGCTATGGCCCCAAGGGCGCGAAGGCGGTGGCCAGCTGGCTGCAATTGCTGCGCGGCCCGCTGCCGCCGGCCGAGCGCGACAAGCTGACGCTGGTCAACGACTTCTGGAACCGTTCGGTGATGTCCGGAGAGGACTCCGTGATCTGGGGCCAGCCCGACTACTGGGCCACGCCGCTGGAATCGCTGGGCAAGGGCGCCGGGGACTGCGAGGACTATGTCATCGGCAAATACTTCTCCTTGCTGGCCATGGGCGTGCCGGCCAACAAGCTGCGCTTCATCTACGTCCGCGCCCGCATCGGCGGCCCGGCCAGCAGCTCGCAGGTCGCCCACATGGTGCTGGGTTACTACGAAACGCCCAACGCAGTACCGCTGGTGCTGGACAGCCTGATCTCGACGATCCTGCCCGCCACGCAGCGCCGCGACCTGACGCCGGTGTTCAGCTTCAACGCCGACGGGGTCTATGTGGATGGCAAGCCCGCCGCGCCGGTTGACCGCCTCAGCCGCTGGCGCGACCTTCTTCAACGAATGGAACGGGAAGGCATCCGCCCCTGA